One stretch of Rhodohalobacter mucosus DNA includes these proteins:
- a CDS encoding YheT family hydrolase, translated as MFTEKSALPVVRNRNDFIYRLSVKDKDLIFENFDSAPWCLNGHFHTVLCSLLFQPSEAGYERIEIETPDSDFLQLDLYEIPGSTKIVLLLHGLEGHSRRYYIARLAAYLNRRGISAIAMNYRSCGGKMNRNRKFYHSGETDDLHTTLKWVQNRFTGQSIHMAGFSLGASSMLNYLNKYGTRHPVNSAAAISTPFELKKGSLNLEKGFNRVYTRQFLTTLIQKLNQKKERFPDLPDFNGSTLYNFDDQVTAPIHGFEDADDYYGSCSSAFFMHRIQTPLLVIHSKEDPLCPFRWVPHKEIARNSKVNACFTKKGGHVGFWSLPPGWLNRVITDYFLAY; from the coding sequence ATGTTCACCGAAAAATCTGCGCTGCCAGTGGTGAGAAACCGAAATGATTTTATTTATAGATTAAGCGTGAAAGACAAGGATCTGATTTTCGAAAATTTCGACAGCGCACCCTGGTGTTTAAATGGTCACTTCCATACGGTTCTCTGTTCCCTTCTTTTTCAACCTTCAGAAGCGGGCTATGAGCGAATTGAAATTGAAACACCCGACAGCGATTTTCTTCAGCTGGATCTTTATGAAATTCCGGGCAGCACTAAAATTGTTTTGCTTCTTCACGGGCTTGAAGGGCACTCCAGGCGTTACTATATCGCCCGGCTGGCGGCATACCTGAACCGGCGCGGCATCTCTGCAATAGCCATGAACTATCGCAGCTGCGGCGGAAAGATGAACCGAAACAGAAAATTTTATCACTCAGGTGAAACCGATGATCTGCATACCACTTTAAAATGGGTTCAGAATCGTTTTACCGGTCAATCCATTCACATGGCCGGATTTTCACTTGGGGCCAGCTCTATGCTGAACTACCTCAATAAGTACGGCACCCGTCATCCCGTAAATTCAGCGGCAGCCATCTCTACTCCCTTCGAACTGAAAAAAGGCTCCCTGAATCTTGAAAAAGGATTCAACCGGGTATACACCCGTCAATTCCTGACTACACTGATCCAAAAATTGAACCAGAAAAAAGAACGGTTCCCCGACCTGCCCGACTTCAACGGATCTACCCTGTATAATTTTGATGATCAGGTAACCGCACCTATACACGGTTTTGAAGATGCAGATGACTACTACGGATCCTGTTCGTCAGCTTTCTTTATGCACAGAATACAAACACCCCTTCTGGTCATCCACAGCAAGGAAGATCCTCTCTGCCCGTTTCGCTGGGTACCTCATAAAGAGATAGCCCGAAACAGCAAAGTAAATGCCTGTTTTACCAAAAAAGGCGGTCACGTTGGATTCTGGAGCCTGCCCCCCGGTTGGCTGAACCGTGTAATTACAGACTATTTTCTGGCATACTGA
- a CDS encoding zinc-dependent metalloprotease, which yields MKKYCFLFFTLLFPLIVSAQDTIEERTEGMQKYEGFFNFWWDQDTGKIWLEIDKFEEEFIYVNSLAAGVGSNDIGLDRSQLGDTRIVFFRKTGPKILMIQPNYGYRASSGVELEQKSVNEAFASSVIFGFEAEIAEDDRVLVDATDFLMQDAHGVASRLRDNNQGNYSVDRSRSAIHLPGTFNFPKNSEFETMLTFTGSGAGRWLRSVTPTPGAVTVRQHHSFVELPDDGYEPREFDPRSGFFAISYQDYSTPIGERLTKRYAVRHRLEKKNPDAEVSEAVEPIVFYLDNGTPEPVRTALLEGGAWWNQAFEAAGYRDAFQIRMLPDDAHPLDIRYNVINWVHRSTRGWSYGSSVVDPRTGEIIKGNVLLGSLRVRQDYMIAEGLLAPYEEGRDPDPQMLEMALNRIRQLSAHEIGHTLGITHNFASSVNNLASVMDYPHPRATVQPDGSLSLENAYGNAIGEWDKRAVIWGYQDFPEGTNEEEALNQIIEGTADMDLLFISDEAARPQSGLHPDAHLWEYGDDAVSQLNLIMDIRSSALNRFGERNIRQDRMMAELEDVLVPVYLYHRYQTEATVKLIGGVDYTYQKRGDNQHGPRIVDGGRQLQALDALLRTLDPDELALPESILDIIPPRPMGLSATRENFRGYTSPALDPVAMAETAAELTASLIFNPNRAARLALQSARNPDYPGLETVLHRVTDSTILSDPASGYSGTIQRAIDTAVLRNLIRLAANDRSAPDVASGTHLFLDELRESLASRAENAADTAWKGHYMMELQMIERFQSDPGSISIPPAPYTPPGSPIGSVQPDNLHLHCSF from the coding sequence ATGAAAAAATACTGTTTTCTTTTTTTTACCCTATTGTTCCCCCTCATCGTTTCTGCTCAGGATACAATTGAGGAGAGAACGGAGGGCATGCAGAAGTATGAAGGATTTTTCAACTTCTGGTGGGACCAGGATACCGGTAAAATATGGCTCGAGATTGATAAGTTTGAAGAGGAATTCATCTATGTGAATTCCCTGGCCGCCGGTGTGGGGTCGAATGATATAGGCCTCGATCGGAGCCAGCTTGGCGATACCCGAATCGTTTTTTTCAGAAAAACGGGGCCGAAAATATTGATGATCCAGCCAAATTATGGCTACCGGGCGTCATCGGGGGTTGAGCTGGAGCAAAAATCGGTGAATGAAGCGTTTGCGAGCTCCGTGATTTTTGGTTTTGAGGCTGAAATAGCTGAAGATGACAGAGTGCTTGTGGATGCGACCGATTTTCTTATGCAGGATGCCCATGGTGTGGCAAGCCGGCTCAGAGACAATAACCAGGGCAACTACTCCGTAGACCGAAGCCGTTCAGCTATTCACCTCCCGGGGACATTTAATTTCCCAAAAAATTCTGAATTCGAGACCATGCTTACCTTTACGGGTTCAGGTGCAGGAAGGTGGCTCAGGTCGGTTACGCCTACGCCCGGAGCTGTGACGGTGAGGCAGCATCATTCGTTTGTTGAACTGCCCGACGACGGCTACGAACCGCGTGAATTTGATCCCAGGTCGGGGTTTTTTGCAATTTCGTACCAGGATTACAGTACACCGATAGGTGAAAGGCTTACGAAAAGGTACGCGGTAAGGCACCGGCTGGAGAAGAAAAATCCTGATGCGGAGGTGAGTGAGGCGGTAGAGCCGATTGTCTTCTATCTTGATAACGGAACACCGGAACCCGTTCGAACTGCACTTCTTGAGGGCGGTGCATGGTGGAATCAGGCATTTGAAGCAGCCGGTTACAGGGATGCATTCCAGATACGAATGCTTCCCGACGACGCTCACCCGCTAGATATTCGCTATAACGTAATAAACTGGGTACACCGGTCTACACGCGGCTGGTCATACGGATCATCCGTTGTGGATCCCAGGACAGGTGAGATTATCAAAGGGAATGTACTTCTGGGTTCTCTGAGAGTACGACAGGACTATATGATTGCAGAGGGATTGCTGGCGCCATATGAGGAGGGCCGGGATCCGGACCCCCAGATGCTGGAGATGGCACTTAACCGTATCCGCCAGCTGTCAGCCCATGAAATCGGACACACGCTGGGCATTACACACAATTTTGCATCCAGTGTAAATAACCTGGCTTCTGTTATGGATTATCCCCATCCAAGGGCCACAGTACAACCGGATGGTTCACTAAGCCTTGAAAATGCGTACGGCAACGCTATCGGCGAGTGGGATAAACGAGCCGTAATATGGGGTTACCAGGACTTTCCGGAAGGCACGAACGAAGAGGAAGCACTGAATCAGATTATTGAAGGAACGGCAGACATGGATCTGCTCTTTATTTCTGATGAAGCAGCACGACCTCAAAGCGGCCTGCATCCTGACGCGCATCTTTGGGAATACGGAGATGATGCCGTTTCGCAGCTCAACCTTATTATGGATATCCGAAGCTCTGCCCTGAATCGTTTTGGTGAACGCAATATCCGGCAGGACCGCATGATGGCCGAACTGGAAGATGTTCTGGTACCCGTATATCTGTATCACAGGTATCAGACCGAAGCGACGGTAAAACTGATTGGAGGTGTAGACTATACCTATCAGAAACGGGGTGATAACCAGCATGGTCCAAGGATAGTTGACGGCGGCAGACAGCTGCAGGCCCTGGATGCACTATTAAGGACGCTGGATCCGGATGAGCTTGCGCTGCCGGAATCCATACTAGATATCATTCCGCCACGTCCTATGGGCTTATCGGCGACGCGTGAAAATTTTCGCGGATACACATCTCCCGCCCTTGACCCGGTGGCAATGGCTGAAACCGCAGCAGAACTTACGGCGTCACTGATTTTCAACCCGAACCGTGCTGCACGCCTTGCCCTGCAGTCGGCCAGGAATCCGGATTATCCCGGCCTTGAAACCGTGCTTCATCGTGTTACGGACTCAACAATTTTGTCGGACCCGGCAAGCGGGTATTCCGGTACAATACAGAGAGCTATTGATACGGCCGTTCTCAGAAATCTGATCAGGCTTGCAGCAAATGACCGGAGTGCACCGGACGTGGCTTCGGGCACACACCTGTTTCTGGATGAACTCCGGGAGAGTTTGGCGAGCAGAGCTGAAAATGCTGCCGATACAGCCTGGAAGGGGCATTATATGATGGAATTACAAATGATCGAGCGATTTCAATCAGATCCCGGAAGCATATCCATTCCGCCGGCTCCATATACGCCACCCGGTTCGCCGATAGGAAGCGTGCAGCCGGATAATCTTCATCTTCATTGTTCTTTTTAA
- a CDS encoding CHASE2 domain-containing protein, translated as MKNIGSTILTLLVTGAILLAFFLSPPIQSGDLSMRDVLFQVRGEQDLSHSDIVIVELSQQADAEIPYKFPWPTSVYAKLVENLNKAGVHAIAFDVMFDQPDLYDPLNDQLFADAVEEAGNVIFIGGFRRQADLRAGNYIIENISPVFPREALMEATPWNIGFVDMRRDIDGVIRSYPLQANHQGTSYYSLALQMVPLVLGEEIRYENERNYYHIGDRTLAKTEEGRMLLNYYGGYRSFDYISLESIVDDEEFETNTEMLAFEVNEFDHPDYGLLHQDVLRDKVVLVGATMPELQDFHQVPFTNSSGEKTMAGVEIHANALQSILDHNFLRELSTLQNLMIALAILVISFFLTYIYIGWGGLISAILIGTLWSVIALFAFLQFNTFLPVLPVYLAVLLGYTGSTMQNVIFEVREKKKIKSMFSSYVSPELVEKMVADEIEYKLGGSLEHLTVLFSDIESFTSISENLDPIELVSMMNNYLDDMTNIINQCSGTLDKYIGDAVMAFYGAPVATENHAADACRTALLAGTTWTKNGQSGNTVRFNTRFGINTGKMLVGNMGSERRFNYTVMGDQVNVGARCESACKIFGVYAIVSQSSRDEALETGEFVFRKLGRVRVKGKSEPLALYQLVGFDRNAGEETAKLIEKFEEALQLYYSRSFETAMTYFTEVEAFEQSHLNAGPVMNPSRYYIDKCREMLTEEPEQQWKGVVEG; from the coding sequence TTGAAAAATATCGGCTCCACCATATTAACGCTGCTGGTTACGGGGGCAATTCTGCTCGCCTTTTTTCTATCACCGCCCATACAGTCGGGAGACCTCAGTATGCGCGATGTTCTGTTCCAGGTGCGTGGGGAGCAGGACCTGTCTCACAGTGATATTGTGATTGTTGAACTCAGCCAGCAGGCGGATGCTGAGATTCCATATAAGTTTCCCTGGCCCACAAGCGTGTATGCCAAACTTGTAGAAAATCTAAATAAGGCAGGCGTACATGCAATCGCATTCGATGTGATGTTCGATCAGCCCGATCTGTACGATCCGCTAAATGATCAACTGTTTGCAGATGCCGTTGAGGAAGCCGGCAATGTGATATTTATCGGGGGTTTCAGAAGGCAGGCTGACCTGAGAGCTGGAAACTATATCATTGAGAATATCTCGCCTGTTTTTCCTCGGGAGGCTTTGATGGAGGCCACGCCCTGGAATATAGGATTTGTAGATATGCGGAGGGACATTGACGGGGTAATCAGGAGTTATCCGCTGCAGGCCAATCATCAGGGAACATCCTATTACTCACTGGCACTTCAGATGGTGCCGCTTGTGTTGGGTGAGGAGATCCGGTATGAAAATGAACGGAACTATTACCATATCGGAGATCGCACGCTTGCAAAAACGGAAGAGGGCAGAATGCTTCTGAACTACTACGGAGGCTACAGATCTTTTGATTATATAAGCCTGGAGAGTATTGTGGATGATGAGGAGTTCGAGACCAATACGGAGATGCTGGCATTTGAAGTAAATGAATTCGACCATCCCGACTATGGCCTCCTTCATCAGGATGTTCTGCGTGACAAGGTTGTGCTGGTTGGGGCAACCATGCCCGAACTACAGGATTTTCATCAGGTGCCATTTACAAATTCATCCGGTGAAAAGACCATGGCAGGGGTTGAGATTCATGCAAATGCACTGCAATCGATTTTAGACCATAATTTTCTGCGTGAATTAAGTACGCTCCAGAATCTTATGATAGCCCTCGCTATACTGGTCATTTCATTTTTTCTCACCTATATCTACATCGGCTGGGGTGGTTTGATATCCGCCATATTGATTGGCACATTGTGGAGCGTAATTGCGCTCTTTGCATTTCTTCAGTTCAACACATTTCTGCCCGTACTGCCGGTATATCTTGCAGTTCTGCTCGGTTACACGGGTTCAACGATGCAGAACGTGATCTTTGAGGTAAGAGAAAAGAAGAAAATTAAATCCATGTTTTCGTCTTACGTTTCTCCTGAGCTCGTTGAGAAAATGGTTGCGGATGAAATCGAATACAAGCTGGGAGGCAGCCTCGAGCACCTCACCGTTTTATTCAGCGACATTGAAAGTTTTACATCCATTTCCGAAAATCTGGATCCGATTGAGCTGGTTTCGATGATGAACAACTATCTGGACGATATGACCAATATTATAAACCAGTGCAGCGGTACGCTCGACAAATACATAGGAGATGCGGTTATGGCGTTTTACGGTGCGCCCGTTGCTACAGAAAACCATGCTGCCGATGCGTGCAGAACCGCTTTGCTTGCAGGGACAACATGGACTAAAAACGGTCAGTCGGGCAATACGGTACGATTTAATACACGATTCGGCATTAATACCGGTAAAATGCTGGTCGGGAATATGGGGTCCGAACGTCGTTTTAACTACACCGTTATGGGCGACCAGGTGAATGTGGGTGCACGGTGTGAATCGGCCTGTAAAATATTTGGTGTATATGCGATCGTGTCACAGAGCAGCAGGGATGAAGCTCTTGAGACCGGTGAGTTCGTGTTCAGAAAGCTTGGCCGTGTACGGGTGAAGGGTAAAAGCGAACCGCTGGCACTTTATCAGCTTGTAGGTTTTGACCGCAATGCCGGAGAGGAAACAGCAAAACTGATCGAAAAATTTGAGGAGGCACTCCAGCTCTATTACTCCCGCTCTTTTGAAACGGCCATGACATACTTCACGGAGGTTGAAGCATTCGAGCAGTCACACCTCAATGCAGGGCCGGTGATGAATCCATCCAGGTATTACATTGATAAATGCAGGGAGATGTTAACGGAGGAGCCCGAACAACAGTGGAAGGGAGTTGTTGAGGGGTAA
- a CDS encoding Ppx/GppA phosphatase family protein — protein MSQAFLNRPVKRITAIDLGTNSFHAVIVDIYPDGGFYVVDKLKEMVLLAEKGVTDRLSDAAMERGLSALRKIKTLSDHQKSERVLAYATSAIRESENGGQFIQRVIDEIGIKINAIPGRVEAELIGLAVQHGIQMPEPGEGPALIMDVGGGSVEFLIADKQKFYFLTSKKLGVARMHATVIDHDPITAGEINTLQQHYRESLADLAESFAMNRASLLIGSSGTMENIALMIAYRNKRSPSLSLNELEFSSKEFYDFYEFAITLDKKKRSKLKGIDEKRIALLPAGLVLLKYILDTFAIKQIKISSQALREGIILRYIRRELKEIRTSEWIEDPRKRSVLELVHKCDWHEDHSLHVASLALSIFDAVKDKLELTEQDRELLTFAAYMHDIGYHISHRKHHKHALYIIRNSDLMGFRECEIEIMANVARYHRRSTPKMRHPYYKRLDKESKNRVKKLSAILRVADGLDRSHYQNVRDVKIDVKETGVELYLSTESDPHLEIWGADRKKALFEEVMGMDLNIHAR, from the coding sequence ATGAGCCAGGCTTTTCTGAATAGACCTGTTAAGCGCATTACAGCCATCGATCTGGGCACAAATTCATTTCATGCAGTTATCGTTGATATATACCCCGACGGTGGCTTTTATGTTGTTGACAAGCTGAAGGAGATGGTGTTGCTGGCTGAGAAAGGTGTTACCGACCGGCTGTCGGATGCAGCTATGGAAAGGGGGTTGAGTGCGCTTAGAAAAATTAAAACACTATCCGATCACCAAAAGTCCGAACGGGTTCTTGCGTATGCAACGAGTGCGATCCGGGAATCGGAAAACGGTGGACAATTCATCCAGCGGGTGATTGATGAAATAGGCATTAAAATTAATGCGATTCCGGGCAGGGTAGAGGCCGAACTGATTGGCCTGGCCGTGCAGCACGGTATTCAGATGCCGGAGCCGGGAGAGGGACCTGCTCTGATCATGGATGTGGGGGGCGGCAGTGTGGAGTTTCTGATTGCCGATAAACAGAAGTTTTATTTTCTGACGAGTAAAAAACTTGGCGTAGCCCGCATGCATGCCACGGTTATTGATCACGATCCCATAACGGCAGGAGAGATCAACACTCTTCAACAGCATTACCGCGAGAGTTTGGCCGACCTGGCTGAATCGTTTGCCATGAATCGCGCATCTCTGCTGATCGGTTCATCGGGCACAATGGAAAATATTGCGCTGATGATTGCGTATCGAAACAAACGTTCACCGTCTCTCTCGTTAAACGAACTGGAGTTCAGCAGCAAAGAGTTTTATGATTTTTACGAGTTTGCGATAACGCTGGATAAAAAGAAACGTTCGAAACTGAAGGGGATTGACGAGAAGCGGATTGCGCTGTTGCCCGCAGGCCTGGTCTTGCTGAAGTATATCCTCGATACCTTTGCCATCAAACAGATTAAGATCTCATCCCAGGCACTCAGGGAGGGAATTATTCTAAGATACATTCGCAGGGAGCTGAAGGAGATCAGAACATCGGAATGGATTGAAGATCCCAGAAAAAGAAGCGTACTGGAGCTGGTTCACAAATGCGACTGGCATGAGGATCATTCGCTTCATGTTGCATCACTTGCTCTTTCCATCTTCGATGCGGTTAAAGATAAATTGGAATTGACAGAACAGGACAGAGAGCTATTGACCTTTGCAGCCTACATGCACGACATAGGCTATCACATATCCCACAGAAAACATCACAAACATGCGCTTTATATTATTCGCAATTCGGACCTGATGGGTTTCAGGGAGTGCGAAATAGAGATTATGGCCAATGTTGCACGCTACCACCGCCGTTCTACGCCTAAAATGCGTCATCCCTATTATAAGCGTCTCGACAAGGAATCAAAAAACAGGGTGAAAAAATTGTCGGCCATTCTGAGAGTAGCCGATGGGCTCGACCGCAGCCACTATCAGAATGTGAGAGATGTGAAGATTGATGTAAAAGAAACGGGTGTTGAACTTTACCTTAGCACAGAGTCTGACCCCCATCTGGAGATCTGGGGTGCAGACAGGAAAAAAGCACTTTTTGAAGAGGTGATGGGAATGGATCTGAATATTCACGCCCGTTAA
- a CDS encoding lysophospholipid acyltransferase family protein — translation MSILSDFTFRKNERGYSDKAFWILRHTVITATRKLFKPRITNPQFMPLTGPCFIYGNHSNYFDPFMINVGMIAEPTAGVMTRDQFHKTLPRIFMDGIGIVPTSKYVPEPGIVRSVLRMIDQKRMIVIFPEGGRRWDGKPKSLIETTLKLFWKMGIPVHPVQIHGSYLTWPRWADNYRRGSAEVRFLKPLHASDYENYDEFARACIERINFDEYTPPVEAVPTSCSKPAAGIERFLYRCPDTGVNGAVYTPDGVRVYSRNSGMNYRMDVASRLIDSSGHRVSLIELFEQINRMPMQIEREDVLLEKAGSSLSRLDEDQKLVSVGRCHAALKKDGIQLHWGSEHTFIPVHDIRALSVEQNHKLTVNTVEQTLQFNLEGSSALQWQIYINRLKDGEKPVNSL, via the coding sequence ATGAGCATCCTGTCAGATTTTACTTTTAGGAAAAACGAGCGCGGTTACTCAGACAAAGCGTTTTGGATTTTGCGTCATACGGTTATTACGGCTACACGAAAGCTGTTTAAACCGCGAATTACCAATCCGCAGTTCATGCCGCTTACCGGACCCTGCTTTATTTACGGTAATCATTCAAACTATTTTGATCCGTTTATGATCAATGTAGGCATGATTGCGGAGCCAACGGCCGGGGTGATGACGAGGGATCAGTTTCATAAAACCCTGCCCCGGATATTTATGGATGGAATTGGTATTGTTCCCACCAGCAAGTATGTGCCTGAACCCGGAATCGTTCGCAGTGTTTTGCGGATGATTGATCAGAAGCGAATGATTGTCATTTTTCCTGAAGGGGGACGAAGGTGGGACGGCAAGCCGAAGTCGCTGATTGAGACCACGCTGAAACTATTCTGGAAGATGGGGATACCTGTTCATCCCGTACAGATACATGGGTCATACCTCACCTGGCCGAGATGGGCGGATAACTATCGAAGAGGAAGTGCAGAGGTTCGTTTTTTGAAACCGCTTCACGCTTCAGACTATGAGAACTATGATGAATTTGCCAGGGCGTGTATTGAGCGGATTAATTTTGATGAGTACACTCCTCCTGTAGAAGCGGTGCCCACGAGCTGCAGCAAACCGGCCGCAGGCATAGAACGATTTCTGTATCGCTGTCCCGACACGGGGGTTAACGGAGCCGTTTATACCCCGGATGGAGTTCGTGTGTACAGCCGCAATTCCGGGATGAATTACAGAATGGACGTAGCGTCCCGTCTTATCGATAGCAGCGGCCATAGGGTGTCATTGATTGAGTTGTTTGAGCAGATTAACAGGATGCCGATGCAAATAGAGAGAGAAGATGTGCTGCTTGAAAAAGCTGGCAGTTCTCTCAGCCGTCTTGATGAGGATCAGAAACTCGTATCTGTGGGCCGGTGTCACGCAGCCCTGAAGAAAGATGGTATCCAGCTTCACTGGGGTTCTGAACACACCTTCATTCCGGTTCATGATATCAGGGCACTTTCGGTTGAACAGAATCACAAGCTTACGGTGAACACGGTTGAGCAGACTCTGCAGTTTAATCTGGAGGGATCGAGTGCCCTGCAGTGGCAAATCTACATCAATCGGCTTAAAGACGGAGAAAAACCTGTAAATTCACTCTGA
- a CDS encoding YpdA family putative bacillithiol disulfide reductase has translation MVIIIGSGPIGLATAIELKRKGIESLILERGCLVNSIYNYPVNMTFFSTSDRLEIGDIPFISHGPKPTRKEALEYYRRAAEHYELDIKLYEEVTAVDGSDDNFTVTTTKGSYSCSKIVLATGFYGQENRMNVPGEDLPKVLHYYDEPHRYAWQNVLVVGGGNSAVDAALETYRCGAHVSIVVKYPELKPSVKYWVKPDIENRIREGSVTGYFNSEVVEIREDEVDIRTPEGDVTIENDFVLAMTGYHPHFGLMKKLGIALTDDEKKMPVFNEETLETNRKGLYVAGVVCGGMDTSRLFIENTRVHAQHIAGDIEKKLNG, from the coding sequence ATGGTCATAATTATTGGATCCGGACCCATTGGGCTCGCCACTGCTATAGAACTAAAGAGAAAAGGAATCGAATCCCTTATTCTGGAGAGGGGTTGTCTGGTGAATTCTATCTACAATTATCCGGTAAATATGACCTTCTTTTCCACCTCAGACCGGCTTGAGATTGGTGATATCCCCTTTATATCCCACGGCCCCAAGCCTACCCGGAAAGAGGCCCTGGAATATTACCGCCGGGCCGCTGAACATTATGAGCTTGATATTAAACTCTATGAAGAGGTGACCGCTGTTGATGGCAGCGATGATAATTTTACCGTAACAACAACTAAGGGAAGCTATTCATGCAGTAAAATCGTGCTTGCAACCGGATTTTACGGCCAGGAGAACAGAATGAACGTTCCCGGCGAAGATCTGCCAAAGGTATTGCACTACTATGATGAACCTCACCGGTATGCATGGCAGAATGTGTTGGTGGTGGGGGGAGGAAACTCAGCAGTCGATGCGGCTCTTGAGACCTATCGCTGCGGAGCCCACGTATCGATTGTTGTGAAATACCCAGAGCTCAAACCGTCAGTTAAATATTGGGTAAAGCCTGATATCGAAAACAGGATACGTGAAGGGTCTGTAACGGGATACTTCAATTCGGAAGTCGTGGAAATCCGTGAAGATGAAGTGGACATCAGAACGCCTGAGGGTGATGTAACAATTGAAAATGATTTCGTTCTTGCAATGACAGGGTATCATCCGCACTTCGGCCTTATGAAGAAGCTTGGCATTGCACTCACCGATGATGAAAAAAAGATGCCCGTGTTTAACGAAGAAACCCTTGAAACAAACAGAAAAGGCTTATACGTTGCCGGGGTTGTTTGCGGTGGGATGGACACCAGCCGTTTGTTTATAGAAAATACAAGAGTGCATGCTCAGCACATAGCGGGCGATATTGAAAAGAAATTGAATGGCTGA
- a CDS encoding FecR domain-containing protein, which yields MFYPQSSRAFVQFNNPSERSIQIVSDADTVLSADREFVRIALTDDSYLMLHPNSSIWFRAAQANEVIDVQLLRGKFLIHTNKQSQFTIRVMVNESLINAESANAGIEKSGFYWVEDGQIRIESLTSGSQTTIRKGMYAQITNSSGEIINGNLSAADMQHLSLTYKPVSEAGTPKAYRLESDQSGELVLREISGLIPAVNE from the coding sequence TTGTTCTACCCACAGTCTTCCCGGGCGTTTGTGCAGTTTAACAATCCGTCAGAACGGTCTATTCAGATTGTTTCAGACGCAGATACGGTATTGTCGGCAGACAGGGAGTTTGTTCGGATTGCACTAACGGATGATTCTTACCTGATGCTTCATCCCAACTCATCGATCTGGTTCAGGGCAGCACAGGCAAATGAAGTTATTGACGTTCAGCTTTTACGCGGTAAATTTCTTATCCATACAAATAAACAGAGCCAGTTCACTATCAGGGTTATGGTAAATGAAAGTCTGATAAATGCAGAATCAGCCAACGCAGGCATTGAAAAAAGTGGATTTTATTGGGTTGAGGACGGCCAGATCCGGATAGAATCGCTCACTTCGGGGAGTCAGACCACAATCCGCAAAGGAATGTATGCCCAAATCACGAACAGTTCGGGTGAAATTATAAATGGTAATTTGTCGGCTGCTGATATGCAGCATTTGTCTTTAACCTACAAACCGGTTTCGGAAGCAGGCACCCCCAAAGCCTACAGACTCGAATCCGATCAATCAGGGGAACTTGTACTGAGGGAGATATCCGGGCTGATTCCAGCCGTGAATGAGTAA
- a CDS encoding ankyrin repeat domain-containing protein has translation MKYAITTILITLMAAALLVNNAGAANDSNEFVVSENIIQAVQDIDIISLNVLLAEGADVDAVDEEGNTPLMLAAKIGNPRMVKIILAHHPEINKVNNSGYTALMIASGQGQIYIVEKLLENGASVEITNQSGLTATDLALRNGQPAVAELLAQTASQKQIYTR, from the coding sequence ATGAAGTACGCAATAACTACAATTCTAATTACACTAATGGCAGCGGCACTGCTGGTGAACAACGCCGGCGCTGCAAACGACTCAAATGAGTTTGTTGTCAGTGAGAATATCATTCAGGCAGTTCAGGACATTGATATTATCAGCCTCAATGTTCTCCTTGCAGAAGGAGCAGATGTTGATGCAGTGGACGAAGAGGGCAATACCCCTTTAATGCTTGCTGCAAAAATTGGAAACCCCAGAATGGTGAAAATTATTCTGGCACACCATCCTGAGATTAACAAGGTTAACAACAGTGGCTATACGGCTCTGATGATCGCTTCCGGGCAGGGGCAAATCTACATTGTGGAGAAGTTGCTCGAAAATGGCGCATCCGTTGAAATCACCAACCAGTCAGGCCTTACGGCGACAGATCTGGCTCTCAGAAATGGCCAGCCGGCTGTAGCTGAACTGCTTGCACAAACTGCCAGCCAAAAACAGATTTACACCCGTTAA